A single window of Kitasatospora sp. HUAS MG31 DNA harbors:
- a CDS encoding PTS sugar transporter subunit IIA — MTTVTSPLAGRAIGLANVPDPVFSGAMVGPGTAIDPVREPTEAVAPVDGLVVSMHPHAFVVMDENGHGVLTHLGIDTVQLNGEGFELLVAKGDQVRRGQPVIKWNPAAVEAAGKSPISPVVALEASTEALGGLAESGEIALGDALFTWS; from the coding sequence ATGACCACTGTGACCTCGCCGCTCGCCGGTCGCGCCATCGGGCTCGCCAACGTGCCCGACCCCGTGTTCTCCGGCGCCATGGTCGGGCCCGGCACCGCCATCGACCCCGTGCGGGAGCCCACCGAGGCCGTGGCACCGGTGGACGGCCTGGTGGTGTCGATGCACCCGCACGCGTTCGTGGTCATGGACGAGAACGGGCACGGCGTGCTGACCCACCTGGGGATCGACACCGTCCAGCTGAACGGCGAGGGCTTCGAGCTGCTGGTGGCCAAGGGCGACCAGGTCCGCCGCGGGCAGCCGGTGATCAAGTGGAACCCGGCGGCGGTGGAGGCGGCCGGCAAGTCGCCGATCTCGCCGGTGGTCGCGCTGGAGGCGTCCACCGAGGCACTCGGCGGGCTGGCGGAGTCGGGCGAGATCGCCCTCGGCGACGCCCTCTTCACCTGGAGCTGA
- the ptsP gene encoding phosphoenolpyruvate--protein phosphotransferase, producing MEKTLRGVGVSHGVAIGQVRHMGTAELEPPATQIPSEDAPREQARARAAVDAVAADLIARGNLAGGEAQAVLEAQALMAQDPELMADVSRRIAVGSSAERAVYDAFAAYRALLASAGEYLAGRVADLDDVRNRIVARLLGVPMPGVPDSDEPYVLLARDLAPADTALLDPSLVLGFVTEEGGPTSHSAILARAMGVPAVVALQGATELAEGLVVAVDGSSGEVLVDPSVERQEQLRVAAEERRAALAATSGPGQTSDGHRVPLLANVGGPVDLPAALENGAEGVGLFRTEFLFLDDSAKAPGEDKQVEAYRKVLEAFPEGRVVVRVLDAGADKPLDFLTPADEPNPALGVRGLRTLLDHPEVLRSQLRALARAAEGLPVHLEVMAPMVADRQDARAFADACREAGLHAKFGAMVEIPSAALRARSILQEVEFLSLGTNDLAQYTFAADRQVGALARLQDPWQPALLDLVAAAAEAARAAGKSCGVCGEAASDPLLACVLTGLGVTSLSMGAASIPYVRSALATYTLAQCRRAAEAARAADGAAEARAAAHQVLSGE from the coding sequence ATGGAGAAGACGCTGCGAGGCGTAGGTGTCAGCCACGGGGTCGCGATCGGCCAGGTCCGGCACATGGGGACGGCGGAGCTGGAACCCCCGGCGACGCAGATCCCCAGTGAGGACGCGCCCCGTGAGCAGGCGCGGGCCCGGGCCGCGGTGGACGCGGTGGCCGCGGACCTGATCGCGCGCGGCAACCTGGCCGGCGGTGAGGCGCAGGCCGTCCTGGAGGCCCAGGCGCTGATGGCGCAGGACCCGGAGCTGATGGCGGACGTCAGCCGGCGGATCGCGGTGGGCAGCAGTGCCGAGCGGGCGGTGTACGACGCCTTCGCCGCGTACCGGGCGCTGCTGGCCTCGGCCGGCGAGTACCTGGCCGGGCGGGTGGCCGACCTGGACGACGTGCGCAACCGGATCGTGGCGCGGCTGCTGGGCGTGCCGATGCCGGGGGTGCCGGACAGCGACGAGCCGTACGTGCTGCTGGCGCGGGACCTGGCGCCGGCCGACACCGCGCTGCTGGACCCCTCGCTGGTGCTGGGGTTCGTGACCGAGGAGGGTGGGCCGACCAGCCACAGCGCCATTCTGGCGCGGGCGATGGGCGTGCCGGCCGTGGTGGCGCTGCAGGGGGCGACGGAGCTGGCCGAGGGCCTGGTCGTGGCGGTGGACGGCAGCTCCGGCGAGGTGCTGGTGGACCCGTCCGTCGAGCGGCAGGAGCAGCTGCGCGTGGCGGCGGAGGAGCGGAGGGCCGCGCTGGCGGCGACCTCCGGGCCGGGGCAGACCTCGGACGGGCACCGGGTGCCGCTGCTGGCGAACGTCGGCGGCCCGGTGGACCTGCCGGCGGCGCTGGAGAACGGCGCGGAGGGCGTGGGCCTGTTCCGGACCGAGTTCCTGTTCCTGGACGACTCGGCGAAGGCGCCCGGCGAGGACAAGCAGGTCGAGGCGTACCGGAAGGTGCTGGAGGCGTTCCCGGAGGGCCGGGTCGTCGTGCGGGTGCTGGACGCGGGGGCGGACAAGCCGCTGGACTTCCTGACGCCGGCGGACGAGCCGAACCCGGCGCTCGGGGTGCGCGGGCTGCGGACGCTGCTGGACCACCCGGAGGTGCTGCGGTCGCAGCTGCGGGCGCTGGCCCGGGCGGCGGAGGGGCTGCCGGTGCACCTGGAGGTGATGGCCCCGATGGTGGCCGACCGCCAGGACGCGCGGGCGTTCGCGGACGCCTGCCGGGAGGCCGGGCTGCACGCCAAGTTCGGGGCGATGGTGGAGATCCCGTCGGCGGCGCTGCGGGCGCGGTCGATCCTGCAGGAGGTCGAGTTCCTGTCGCTGGGGACGAACGACCTGGCGCAGTACACCTTCGCCGCGGACCGGCAGGTGGGTGCGCTGGCGCGGCTGCAGGACCCCTGGCAGCCGGCGCTGCTGGACCTGGTCGCGGCGGCCGCGGAGGCGGCCCGGGCGGCCGGCAAGAGCTGTGGCGTCTGCGGTGAGGCGGCCTCCGACCCGCTGCTGGCCTGTGTGCTGACCGGTCTGGGGGTCACCAGCCTGTCGATGGGCGCGGCGTCGATCCCCTATGTGCGGTCGGCGCTGGCCACCTACACCCTGGCGCAGTGCCGGCGGGCCGCGGAGGCGGCGCGGGCGGCGGACGGCGCGGCCGAGGCGCGGGCCGCGGCGCACCAGGTGCTCTCCGGCGAGTAG
- a CDS encoding acetoacetate--CoA ligase yields MAWSAPSEPLGRVRHKHLRPHHTGRETTTVSTPTQDQPLWRPAPARAAASQIVAFQAWAAEHHGAPAAPLAPAATDDEAAARYADLHRWSTEDLDRFWTAVTRWFDVRFTTAPEAVLGEEAMPGATWFPGARLNYAEHALRHGEDPAHADRPAILHLDETTEQPVATTWAELRRQVGSLAAALRAQGIGPGDRVGAYLPNIPQAVVALLATAAVGAVWTSCAPDFGARSVLDRLQQIEPAVLFAVDGYHYGGKDHDRTEVVAELRRELPTLRTVVHVPLLGTPAPEGALAWDDLVAEKTEPVFEPVPFDHPLWVLYSSGTTGLPKAIVQSQGGILVEHLKQAALHLDLGPEDRFLWYTSTGWMMWNFLVAGLLVGSTIVTYDGSPGHPDTGALWSVAARTRATVLGTSAAYVIASRKADLHPGRDLDLSAVRCLGTTGSPLPPDGFQWIYDEVKQDLWLASVSGGTDVCSCFVGGVPTLPVYLGEIQAPCLGSAVESWDVQGRPHTDTVGELVVTKPLPSMPTGFWNDPDGARYRDSYFEMYPGTWRHGDWITVTSRGTVVIHGRSDSTLNRQGVRMGSSDIYEVVERLPEIAESLVIGLEEPNGGYWMPLFVVLAPGAALDEDLIGRIRTSLRTELSPRHVPDEVIAVTGLPHTLTGKRIEVPVKRLLSGTPLEQAVNPGSVDNLAHLRFFADLGARRRG; encoded by the coding sequence ATGGCATGGTCTGCACCGTCAGAGCCACTCGGACGGGTCCGCCACAAGCACCTCCGTCCCCACCACACCGGCCGGGAGACCACCACCGTGAGCACCCCCACCCAGGACCAGCCGCTCTGGCGGCCCGCCCCCGCGCGCGCCGCAGCCAGCCAGATCGTCGCCTTCCAGGCGTGGGCCGCCGAACACCACGGCGCACCGGCCGCACCCCTCGCGCCCGCCGCCACCGACGACGAGGCCGCCGCCCGCTACGCCGACCTCCACCGCTGGTCCACCGAGGACCTCGACCGCTTCTGGACCGCGGTCACCCGGTGGTTCGACGTCCGCTTCACCACCGCCCCCGAGGCCGTCCTCGGCGAGGAGGCCATGCCCGGCGCCACCTGGTTCCCCGGCGCCCGCCTCAACTACGCCGAGCACGCCCTCCGCCACGGCGAGGACCCGGCCCACGCCGACCGGCCCGCGATCCTCCACCTGGACGAGACCACCGAGCAGCCCGTCGCCACCACCTGGGCCGAGCTCCGCCGCCAGGTCGGCTCGCTGGCCGCCGCCCTCCGCGCCCAGGGCATCGGCCCCGGCGACCGCGTCGGCGCCTACCTCCCCAACATCCCGCAGGCCGTGGTCGCCCTGCTCGCCACCGCCGCCGTCGGCGCCGTCTGGACCAGCTGCGCCCCCGACTTCGGCGCCCGCAGCGTCCTCGACCGCCTCCAGCAGATCGAGCCCGCCGTCCTGTTCGCCGTCGACGGCTACCACTACGGCGGCAAGGACCACGACCGCACCGAGGTGGTCGCCGAACTCCGCCGCGAACTCCCCACCCTGCGCACCGTCGTCCACGTCCCCCTCCTCGGCACCCCCGCCCCCGAGGGCGCCCTGGCCTGGGACGACCTGGTCGCCGAGAAGACCGAGCCGGTCTTCGAGCCGGTCCCCTTCGACCACCCGCTCTGGGTGCTCTACTCCTCCGGCACCACCGGCCTGCCCAAGGCCATCGTGCAGAGCCAGGGCGGCATTCTCGTCGAGCACCTCAAGCAGGCCGCGCTCCACCTCGACCTCGGCCCCGAGGACCGCTTCCTCTGGTACACCTCCACCGGCTGGATGATGTGGAACTTCCTCGTCGCCGGCCTCCTCGTCGGATCCACGATCGTCACCTACGACGGCAGCCCCGGCCACCCCGACACCGGCGCCCTCTGGTCCGTCGCCGCCCGCACCCGCGCCACCGTCCTCGGCACCTCCGCCGCGTACGTGATCGCCAGCCGCAAGGCCGACCTGCACCCCGGCCGCGACCTGGACCTCTCCGCCGTCCGCTGCCTCGGCACGACCGGCTCCCCGCTCCCGCCCGACGGCTTCCAGTGGATCTACGACGAGGTCAAGCAGGACCTCTGGCTCGCCTCGGTCAGCGGCGGCACCGACGTCTGCTCCTGTTTCGTCGGCGGCGTCCCCACCCTCCCGGTGTACCTCGGCGAGATCCAGGCCCCCTGCCTCGGCTCCGCCGTCGAGTCCTGGGACGTCCAGGGCCGCCCGCACACCGACACCGTCGGCGAACTGGTGGTCACCAAGCCGCTGCCCTCCATGCCCACCGGCTTCTGGAACGACCCCGACGGCGCCCGCTACCGCGACAGCTACTTCGAGATGTACCCGGGCACCTGGCGCCACGGCGACTGGATCACCGTCACCTCCCGCGGCACCGTCGTCATCCACGGCCGCTCCGACTCCACCCTCAACCGGCAGGGCGTCCGGATGGGCTCCTCCGACATCTACGAGGTCGTCGAACGCCTCCCCGAGATCGCCGAGTCCCTCGTCATCGGCCTCGAGGAGCCGAACGGCGGCTACTGGATGCCGCTCTTCGTCGTCCTCGCCCCCGGCGCCGCCCTGGACGAGGACCTGATCGGCCGCATCCGCACCTCGCTGCGCACCGAACTCTCCCCGCGCCACGTCCCCGACGAGGTCATCGCGGTCACCGGTCTCCCGCACACCCTCACCGGCAAGCGCATCGAGGTCCCGGTCAAGCGCCTGCTCTCCGGCACCCCGCTGGAGCAGGCCGTCAACCCCGGCAGCGTGGACAACCTCGCCCACCTGCGTTTCTTCGCCGACCTCGGCGCCCGCCGCCGCGGCTGA